A single genomic interval of Lewinellaceae bacterium harbors:
- a CDS encoding DUF1080 domain-containing protein — protein sequence MKKAFILLSIALIWSACATASLFNGSDLKGWHAYGTEKWYAEDGTLVAESGPDAQYGYLCTDMAYDDFDITLEFKLEANGNSGMFIRSTVSGTKVSGWQVEIAPDKDKTGGVYESYGRGWLKLPKESVFNPLKENEWNTLRARVVGAQIDTWLNGQPMVSLEDQKIGEGHGSICLQIHDGGGIKVRFRNIKIKELVPEGRFRKSPIL from the coding sequence ATGAAAAAAGCATTTATCCTGCTATCCATCGCCCTGATCTGGTCGGCTTGTGCCACCGCTTCGCTGTTCAATGGTTCCGATCTGAAAGGCTGGCATGCCTACGGCACCGAGAAATGGTATGCCGAGGATGGCACGCTGGTCGCCGAGTCCGGCCCCGATGCCCAGTATGGTTATCTGTGCACCGATATGGCCTACGACGATTTTGACATCACCCTCGAGTTTAAGCTGGAGGCCAACGGCAACAGCGGTATGTTTATCCGCTCTACTGTCAGCGGCACCAAGGTGAGTGGCTGGCAGGTCGAGATTGCCCCGGACAAGGACAAAACCGGCGGCGTCTATGAGTCCTACGGCCGCGGCTGGCTCAAGCTCCCAAAGGAATCCGTCTTCAACCCCCTCAAAGAGAACGAGTGGAATACCCTCCGTGCCCGCGTGGTTGGCGCCCAGATCGACACCTGGCTTAATGGTCAACCCATGGTCAGCCTTGAAGATCAGAAGATCGGTGAGGGCCACGGCTCCATCTGCCTGCAGATACATGACGGCGGCGGCATCAAAGTCCGCTTCCGCAACATCAAGATCAAAGAACTGGTACCGGAAGGAAGGTTCAGAAAGTCGCCGATTCTGTAA
- a CDS encoding pyridoxal phosphate-dependent aminotransferase family protein — protein MSPLSLISGRSLRKGGMQWLYFAGTSYLGIPYDDTFQKLLKEGMGLFGSHYGGSRHSNITLNVYEQAEAFLAEWSGMPAALLTSSGTLSGQLVARHLQQETLCLYAPNTHTAMQTAQVKMMQKWPEELFSTIRNHPGKVVSILCNALDPLHARLTNWDWIRDLPPGRKYILVVDDSHGFGITGDHGRGAIELLPVMPAGCELILVSSLAKAWGIPAGVVLGHQERIRRLYADPLFIGSSPPPPMYVYAMQNAAALYEARRQELLKRLNQFQRKCKHLREFRHIPGFPVYFTPKNGLFDALYQHQVLISSFPYPTVKSPPVTRVVINASHEPEDIDQLAVLVDAYFTS, from the coding sequence TTGAGTCCATTATCGCTGATATCCGGTCGTTCGTTACGCAAAGGAGGCATGCAATGGCTGTATTTTGCCGGTACATCTTATCTGGGCATCCCCTATGATGATACTTTCCAGAAGTTGCTGAAGGAAGGTATGGGCCTCTTTGGGAGCCATTACGGAGGCTCCCGGCATTCCAACATCACCCTCAATGTTTACGAGCAGGCGGAGGCTTTTCTGGCGGAATGGTCGGGCATGCCCGCCGCATTATTGACGTCCAGCGGCACCCTCTCCGGACAGCTGGTAGCGCGTCACCTGCAACAGGAGACCTTGTGTTTGTACGCCCCCAATACGCATACTGCCATGCAGACAGCTCAGGTGAAAATGATGCAAAAATGGCCGGAAGAATTGTTTTCAACCATCCGCAACCATCCCGGCAAAGTCGTTTCTATTTTGTGCAATGCATTGGATCCGCTCCATGCCCGGCTTACAAACTGGGATTGGATCAGGGATCTGCCTCCGGGAAGGAAATACATCCTGGTAGTGGATGATTCTCACGGTTTTGGTATCACCGGTGACCATGGACGCGGAGCCATCGAATTGTTACCGGTCATGCCAGCCGGCTGCGAGCTGATCCTGGTGTCATCCCTGGCGAAGGCGTGGGGTATTCCTGCAGGCGTTGTGTTGGGTCATCAGGAGCGGATCCGGCGCCTGTATGCCGATCCCCTTTTTATCGGGAGTTCGCCTCCGCCGCCCATGTATGTCTATGCCATGCAGAATGCAGCCGCGCTCTATGAGGCACGAAGGCAGGAGCTATTGAAGCGTTTAAATCAATTTCAACGAAAGTGCAAGCATCTCAGGGAGTTCAGGCACATACCCGGATTCCCGGTGTATTTTACCCCGAAGAATGGATTATTTGATGCACTCTACCAGCATCAGGTGCTCATTTCATCATTCCCGTACCCTACGGTTAAATCTCCGCCGGTCACCCGGGTGGTGATCAATGCCAGCCATGAACCAGAAGATATTGACCAGCTGGCAGTGCTGGTGGATGCCTATTTTACGAGTTGA